In Myxococcus stipitatus, the genomic window TGGCCACGCGGGGCCGCGCGGTGCTGGAGCTGGACGCGACGCGCTCGCTGGTGGCGCGTGCGACCAACTCCCTGCTGCTGCCCACCGGGACGGTGAAGTTCTAGTCCCGGAGGGGCCGGGCGTGGGCGGGGGGCTCCACCGCCGCCCACCCGGATGCCACGGCGAGCCTCAGCGCTCGCCGCCGGCGTTCACGGGGGCCGCGCCGTCCGTCTCCGGCTGCGTGCCCTGGCCGTCCTTGCCCTGCCAGAAGCGGCGCGGGTGGTCGTCGCCGCGCGTGCCGCCCGACAGCTTGTCCACCCAGGGGTAGCGCTTCGCCTCCTCGGCGGTGTAGCCCAGGTTGAACACGGTGGGGCTCTTGGGCAGCTCGCCGGCCTTCGAGTAGTAGGTGCCGAAGAGCCGGTCCCAGAAGTAGTTGGTGATGCCGTAGTTGCCCTGCTCGTTGTGGAAGTGGTGCGACAGGTGCAGGCGCTTGATTTCCTTCAGGAAGCCCAGCTTCGGCGTGTAGTTCAGGTGCTGGATGCAGTGGCAGAACTCGTAGAAGCACGTGATGACCATGCCCCAGCCCAGCGCCATGGCCGCCCCGGCCTTGCCGTTGATGAGGTAGCCCAGCGGCACCATCACCCCGCCCACCGTCGGCAGCACGTTGGCCAGCGCGCCGAAGAGCACGCGCAGGTCGTTGGGGTCCTGGTGGTGGTCGAAGTGGATGCGCTTCCACGTCGCGGCCGTCAGCGGCGACTTGTAGAGGAAGCGGCTGTGCAGGATGTGCTTGTGCACCAGGTACCAGCCGAACGGGAACGCCACGCTGGCGGCCAGCACGGCCAGCAGCATGCGCAGCGGGTTCTCGAACCACTTCACCGCGTACACCAGCGCGACCACGCCCACGGTGATGTAGGCGATGACGGCGTAGTACGTGAAGAACGAGTAGACCAGGTCCCCCAGCGTCATCCGGTCGAGGTTGTGCTTCCGGTTCTTCAGGAACGAAAAGGGTGCGCTGACCGCCACGGTATCCCTCGCAAGACAAGAGCTGGTGCCCCTGAGGGCAGATGCAGCAGATGGGCCCACGCCGTGCCCGCCGGCCGCGGGGTAAGCGACGCCGCTGTGAACTAGCAGGGCTCGGGCGCCTTCGCGCCACATTCATCTGGCGCGCTTCTACGATGTTCTTTCGCCTGAGTGAAGAACCGCTGCTGTCCCGCCTGTCGGCTGGCCGCCTGTCCCCAGGGGGAGCGCCCCGGGGTGGGACTTCCCGGGGGCGGAGCCCCTTCACACCTTCGCGGGGAGCGGGACGTACTTCGAGGAGGCTCCCATGGCGGGCAGGGAACACGAACCGCGGGCGCGGGGGGGCGGGCAGCCGAGTCCGCGGCGACGCGCGACGCCGGCCGGCGCCCGGGAGGACGCGCCCTCGGGGGAGCGGGGCGCGCTCGCCCTACGTCGCACCACTTCGGAATACCGCGCCGCGGCGCAGGAGCAGGCGGAGCGGGTGCGCGGGGAAATCGAGGCGGCGCTGAGCGTGGCCCGGAGCACGCGCGAGGACATCGAGCGGCGCATCGCGGACCAGCTGCACGCGCCGCCCGGCAGCCACCGGGCGCGGCAGCAGGCGCAACGCCAGACGCGACGCGGCACGCCCGCGACGCGGCGTGCGCGGGCGAAGAAGACGGCTCAGTGAGGGATGCGCTGTCCCTGGGCGGCCGTGCCCGCCGCCGGGGTGTCATCGTCGGGTCGCCGGCTCGGAGAGGGACGTGCTGGCCCTGGGTGGCAGTGCCAGTCGCAGCGGGGGCATCCTCGAGCCGGCTCAGGCTCAGTGAGGGATGCGCTGTCCCTGGGCGGCCGTGCCCGCCGCCGCCGGGGTGTCGTCCTCCGGCAGTGGCGGGGCCGGCGTGGCATCGGGCTCCTCGCCCAGGCCCTTGAGCTTGCGCGCCAGGTGCGCGGCCTGCTCTCCCTTGGAGCCCAGTTCGTGGCCCTGCGCGCCGATGAAGGAGACGCGGGCGCGCTCCAGCAGGGCCACCTGGGCGTGGAGCTGGGCGAGCAGCCGCTCGCGCTTGCGTGACAGCGCGTCCAGGTGGTTGAGCTCCTCGCCCAGGGAGGACGCGGCCAGCTCCAGCTGACGTCGGGCCACGGTGTCCTGGGTGGCGGCGGCGCGGGCGCGCAGCTCCTTCACCTGGGCGTCCACGTCGTTGGCCACCACGGAGTCGAGCTGGGAGGTGAGGCCCGCGTGGGCCTCCGCCAGGGAGAAGCACTCCGCGGCCATCTTCTCCACCACGCCCAGCAGCTCCGAGCGCCCGGGGCTCGCCGGCAGGCGCAGCGCCGCCGTCTTGCAGTGCCGGTACAGCGTGAGCGCGCGCTGGGTGAGCTCCTGCGCCTCGCCCTCCTTGAGGCGTCCGCCCAGCTCCTGGCCGCGCGCCTCCACGGTGTCGGTGTGGAGCTGGAGGTTGGCGGGCAGCGTGCCGATGGCCCAGAACAGCGCCACGCAGGTGTAGCCCACGAGCATGGACACCAGGCCGGTGCCGCCCAGGAAGTTGGCGTCCAGCACCTGCTGCACGTACAGGCCCAGCGGGGTGAGCAGGCCCGCGGCGGCGGCGCTCGCGGCGACGGCGCCGGGGCGGTTGGCCGTCTGGGCGCCATGGCCGAGCCAGGCCACCAGCGCGGCGGCGACGCAGCCGGCCACGCTCTGCGGCAGCGGGTCCGGCGCGCCGAAGAAGAAGGGGAAGGCGGGCAGCACCGTGAGCGCGGCGCGCAGGCCCAGGCCGTAGCCGGGCACGGCGCGGGCGCCCGCGAGCGCGGCGGCCACCACCGCGAAGTAGCCCGGCTCCAGCGACAGGCGCGCCACGGGCGTGAGCGGCTCCCAGACGCGCAGGGCGAGGGCGCCGAGCACACCCATGCCGGCCCCACCTCCCAGCGCGCGCAGGGTGCGTGACTCGAACTCCTCGCGGTGGAGGAACTGCAGGGAGAGGGCCATCGGGAGGTCCGTCCGTCCGGGCTAGTAGGCGTTGTTCTGACCGAAGTTCTTCATGGTCTTCTTGTAGAGCTTGCGCGTCTCGCGGGCGACGTCGCCGTCGTTCGCCGCCTTCCCATAGGCTGCCTCCGTCTGCTCCAGGTCCGCAAGCTCCCCCTGGAGCGCGTGGGATGACGCGCCGAACACCTTGCGGGCGTTGCGCAGCAGGGTGAGGGCGCCGGAGCGGTTGCCACGCTTCATCTCCTCGGCGGCGGCGACCATGTGCTGGGTTCCCAACGCTCGGGTGGCATGCACACGCACGTCCTTGTCCAGGTTCGCGCGCACCAGGGCGGTGTCCTGGGTGACGCTGGCGGAGAGGGTGAGCGCCGTCTGGGCGGGCGTGTCGCGGGCCACGTCCGTGTAGCTGACGTGGGCGTCGAGCAGCGGACGCGGCGCGGGGGTGGGCTGGGCGTCCAGCGTCAGCTTGACGACGACGCGCACGGACTGGTCGCCGGCCAGGTCGTAGAGGGGGACCTTGACGGTGTTCGCCTCGCGGGTGGCGGGCAGGCCCATGACCTGGGCGTCGCGGACCTCCGGGGGCAGGTCCAGGCGCAGCTCGACGCGGCGGGCGACGGTGCTGGTGGCCTGGTCCAGCTCGCGGGAGAAGACCTCGGCCAGCTGGGCCGAATCGTCGATGAAGCCGGAGAAGCCGCCGCCCTGCTCGGCCATGCCGCGCATGAGGGTGGTGTGGAAGTCCTCGCCCACGCCGAGCGCGCTGACGGTGATGCCCTCGTCGCGCAGCTGGCGCGCCAGCTTCATCAGGTCGCGGTCTTCGACGAGGCCCTCGGTGGGCTGGCCGTCGCTCAGGAGGATGGCGCGGCTGACGCGGTACTCGTTCACGTGGGGGCGCAGGGCCCTGGCGGCCTCGTTCAGGCCCCCGCTGATGTTGGTGGAGCCGTCGTCGCGGATGGCGTCGATGGCGGCGAGCAGCTCCTGGCGCACGGCCTGCGTGACGGGGCGGCTGGGGAAGGCGGTGACGTCCGTGCCGTAGTGGATGAGCGCCAGGCGGTCCTCCGGGGTGAGGCGCTGGACGAGCTCCGTGGCGGCGCGCCGGGCGTCGCGCAGCTTCTGGCCGGCCATGGAGCCGGAGCGGTCCACGACGAGCGCCAGGTTGACGGGCACGCGGCGGCCGGGCGCGGCCGGGCGGGCCTTGAGCTCCATCCACGCGAAGACCTCGCTGGGGCCGGCGGAGACGTACGCGCCGGACAGCTTGCCGGAGAGGGTGACGGCGCCGTCCGCGGGCTGGGCGACGACGAGCGGCAGCACGGTGGTCGCGGGCGCGTCATCCGGCCGGGCCACGGTGTGGCTGGTGTCCGTGACGGGCGGCGGCGGCGGGACGGCCGGCGGTGGCGGCTTGCCCACGAAGAGCGCGCCCAGGGCGAGCAGTCCGGCGGCGGAGACCAGCAGCAGGGTGCGGTTCATGCGAAGCCTCGGGGTGTGAAGAGCGTCGATGGACTCTACCCTCGCGCGAGTCGCCGCCCCGGCGCATCGGTCAGCGGGGGGAGGGTCCGCCGGATGACCGATGGGTCATCGCCCCCGCCTTTCTTCCGCGAGCGGCGCGCGGGGCCTACGCCTTCGCCCCCTGGCGCTGGGTCGCGCGCTTGAGCACCAGCTCCTCCACGACGCGGCGCACGCGGCCCTCGTCGAAGGGCTTCTCCAGGAGCAGGTTGGGGATGCTGGCGAGGAACTCTCGCGCGCCGGTGGTGAACGCGCCGCCGGAGACGAACACGAACCGCCCCTCCAGCCCGGCGCGGGAGCGCCGCACGGACTCGTAGACGTCGCGCCCCGTCAGGTCCGGCATCATCACGTCGCACAGCACCGCGTCCGGCTCCAGCCCCTGCTCCAGCAGCTCCAGCGCCTGCCGCCCGCTGTTGGCCACGGCCACCTCATGCCCGCGCAGGATTCGCTGCAACACGCGCCCCACCGCCGGCTCGTCGTCCACCACCAGCACCCGGCCGCGTGGGCTGCTCGGCGCCTGTCGCTGCGCCGTCGCTCCCGCCGCCGCGCGCGCCGCCTCCGTCGCGGACTCCGACGTGGGCAGCACCACGCGGAAGCTGGTGCCCTTGCCGGGCTCGCTCTCCACGCTGATTTCACCGCCCAGCCCGTGGACGATGCTGTGACAGATGGACAGCCCCAGGCCCGTGCCCACGCCCACCGGCTTGGTGGTGAAGAACGGGTCGAAGATGCGGTCGATGACCTCGCGCGGAATCCCCACGCCGGTGTCCTGCACCTCCACGATGACCCGGCCCGCGCCGTCCCTGCGCGTCACCAGCCGGATCTCGTTCCGGTGCGCCATGCCCTCCGGAATCGCCTGCGCGGCGTTGACCACCAGGTTGAGGAACACCTGGCTCAGCTTCCCCTCGTTCGCCATCACGAGCGGGATGTTCCCGTACTCGCGCCGCAGCTGCGCGCGGTGGCGAATCTCGTTCGCCGCCATCATCGCCACCGACTCCAGCACCCCGTGCACGTCCAGCGGCGACACGCGCTCCTCGTCCGGCCGGGAGAACGTCTTGAGCTGGCGGACGATCTGCCGCACCCGCTCCGCGCCCTCGCACGCCTCGCTGAGCACCTCCGCCCATTCGGCCAGGTCCGGCTCGCCCCGCAGCCGCGCCTGGAGCGCGGCCCCGCCTTCCCCGGGCGGCAGGTTGCGGTGGAACTCCTCCGCCAGGAAGCTCAGGTTGGACAGCACGAAGGCCAGCGGGTTGTTGATTTCGTGCGCGATGCCCGCCGCCAGCGTGCCCACCGACGCCAGCCGGTCCGCCAGCGTCAGCCGCGCCTGCAGCTGCCGCTGCTCCGTCACGTCGCGGGCGATGGACACCACCGCCGGCTGACCGTCGAAGCGCAGGGGCAGCGACACCACCTCCGCCACGCGCGTGCGCCCGTCGCGCCGCACCAGCCGCCGCTCGCCGGTGAGCGCCCCCGCCTTGGCCGCCTCCGGGCTGCGCATGTCCTTCATGAAGTCGGACAGCTTGCGCCCCACCAGCTGCTCCGCGCGCTCGAAGCCCAGCGTGCTCACCAGCGCCGCGTTGGCGTAGACGACGTGCCCGTCCCGCTCGATGGCCGCCGCGTCCGGCACGCCCTCCAGCAGCGCGCGGAAGCTCGCCTCCGACAGCCGCAGCGCCTCCTCCGCCTGCCGCCGTTCGGTGATGTCGCGCGCCAGGCCCTCCACCGCGACCACGCGCCCGGACGCGTCCATCACCGGCGCCACCACGTGCTCCAGCCACAACGTGCGCCCGTCCGGGTGGAGGAAGCGCACCACCACCGGCGCCCCCACCGACGCGCGCGGCGTCTCCAACAGCCGCTCCAGCGCCGCCCGGTCCTCCGGGTGGATGCGCCGGTACCACAGGTCCGCGTCGCCGTAGTGCGCCACCGGCCCGTAGCCCAGCTTCGCGTGCGCCACGCGGCTGACGTAGACGAAGCCCCGGGGCGCTTCGCAGCGGTACAGGTACAGCACGTCCGACGCGTTCTCCGCCAGCTGCCGGAAGCGCCGCTCCCGCTCGCGCAGCGCGCGCTCCGACTCGCGCCGCTCCAGCGCCACCGACAGCGCGCCCGCCGCCGCCGACAGCAGGTCCACCTCCAGCCGGTCCCACCGCCGCTCCTCGGAGCAGTTGTCGAAGCCGACGAAGCCCACCAGCACGCCCTGCACGCGCAGGGGCAGCACCAGGATGGAGAGGATGCCCTGCGGCTGCAGCAGCTCGCGCTCCGCGGCGGGGAAGCCCACCACCAGCCCCTCGATGACCTCCCCGCGCGACAGCGTCTCGTTCCAGCGCCGCAGGTGCGGCTCCATGGACAGGTTCTGCAAGTCGGGGTTGTCGATCTCCGCCTTCACCCCCGGCGCGCACCACTCCGCGCGCTGGCTGCACAAGAGCTCCGCGTCCGCGCCCCGGTGCAGCTCGAACACGTAGACGCGGCTGGCCCCCGCCGCCTGGCCCAGCGGCGGCAGCACCGGCCCGTACAGGTCCCCGCCGTCGCGCACCGCCAGCAGCCGCTGCTGCATCTCCACCAGCGCCGTGAGGTAGCGCTCGCGCCGCGCCAGCGCCCCGTCCGCCGCCTTGCGCTCGGTGATGTCGTTGAGCGTGCCGGACGTGCCGATCAGCGTGCCATCCTCGGCCACCATCCGCCGCGCGAACGCCTCCACCCAGCGGAAGCCGCTGTCGCGCGACAGGTAGCGCACCTCGCCGCGCGTCGCCTCGCCCTCCTCCTCCATCAACTGCCGGAACGCCTCCGCGCTGCGCTCCAGGTCCTCCGGGTGCACGAAGCCCAGGAAGGGCTTGCCCAGCGACGCCTCCACCGTGTGGCCGGTGATGTCCGCCCACGCCGGGTTGAGGAACGTCCAGTTCCCCTCCGCGTCCGTCTGGAACACCACCTCCTTCAAGCTGTCGATGACGAGCCGGTAGCGGCGCTCGTGAGGTGTCCAGTCAGGCCTGGGGGGCGGCTTCTGCATGTTGAGGCTCGAGGAGGAGGACCGCTCGGTCCGGGCACGGGGTGTCCGGGCGATGTACAACTATCCAACGATTCAGGATTTCCTGTCGTCCAGGCAAGGGGGCTTGCCTGACACCGTGAAGGTTGGGATTCGGACCGCTCCCTCTCCCGTGTTGTGAGAGGGCAGGGGGTTGGCTTCCTTCCGGACGGGTGGGGATGCCACCATGCAACGAGCGGGGAAGCCTTCCATGTCCTCTGGTCGCGCCCAGCTTCCAATGCCGCACCCGCTTCCCGGGGAGCGGAGCGGCTCGGTGCGTCCCCACGACGCGGCGCTGGGCCTGCTCGCCGAGCAGACGACCGATGGGCTCATCCTCGTGGACGCACGTGGACACGTGCTCGCATTCAACACCGAGGCGGGCCGCCAGTTCCTCATCTCCGCGCCGCGCGCGCTCGAACGCGGCGCGCTGCCCGGGTGCGTCTGGGTTCGCGCGGACGAACCTTCCATCCCATTGGAACTTTCGCCATTGGAGCGCGCGCTCACGGGCGAGGTGGTGCGGGAGGAGCGCTGGGGCGTGCGTCGCCCGGATGGGACGGTGGTGGTGTTGCGCGGGAGCGCGTGGCGGTACGGGGAGGCGGCGGGGGTGCTGCTGCGCACGCGCGAGGAGCGCACGTCGCGGCTGGACGTGGCGGGCGCGGCGCGGCTGCTGGCGGAGGCGGGCGCGCTGCTGGGCATGGAGCTGGACACGGAGGCGCGGCTGGAGCCGCTGCTGCGCCTGTTGGTGCCGACGCTGGCGGACGCGGGCGTGTTGTTCCTGGGCCCCGCGGGCGAGCCGGTGCGTCCGGTGGCCGCGCTCCACGCGGAGCCGGAGCGACACGTACTCCTGGTGGAGATGCTGCGCCGCTACCCGCCGGACGCGCAGGAGCCGCGCGGCCTGCCGGCCCTGTTCCTCACCGGCCGGACGGAGCGGGTGGAGGCGCTGACGCCCGCGCAGCAGGTGGCCTCCACGCGGGACGCGGAGCACGCGCGGCTGCTCTTGTCGCTGGGGCTGACGGGCTACCTGGGCGTGCCGCTGGTGGCGCGGGGGCGCGTCATCGGCGCGCTGCTCCTGTTCCGCACGGAGGGGGCGCGGGCCTTCAGCGACGAGGAGGAGCGGCTGGCGGAGGAGCTGGCCCGGCGCACGGCGCTGGCGCTGGACAACGCGCGGCTGTTGCGCGAGGCGCGCGAGGCGGTGCGGCTGCGCGACGAGTTCCTGGGCATCGCCAGCCACGAGCTGAAGACGCCCCTGACGCCGCTGCACTTGAAGGTGCAGCTGCTCCAGCGGCAGGTGGACCTGATGGCGGCGCACGGCCGGCCCGTCAACGCCGAGCGCGTCTCCGAGACGCTCGACGTGGTGCAGCGGCAGGTGCGCAAGCTGACGAGCCTGGTGGACAACCTGCTGGACGTGTCGCGCATCACCGCGGGCCGGCTGCGGTTGGAGCTGGAGGAGATGGACCTGGCGAGCGTGGCGGCGGAAATCGTCTACCGCTTCGCCCCGTCCGCCATGCAGCTGCACTGCTCGCTGGAGATGCACGCGCCGGTGCCGGTGCTGGGGCGGTGGGACCGGCTGCGGCTGGAGCAGGTGGTGACGAACCTGCTGTCCAACGCGCTGAAGTACGGCGCGGGGCAGCCGGTGCGCCTGAGCGTGGAGGCGGAGGGGCGCACCGCGCGGCTCACGGTGCAGGACGGCGGCATCGGCATCGCCCCGGCGGACCTGCCGCGCATCTTCGAGCGCTTCGAGCGCGCGGTGAGCGACCGGCACTACGGCGGGCTGGGGCTGGGGCTCTACATCACCCGGCAGATCGTCGAGGCGTTCGGCGGCAGCGTGCGCGCCACCAGCGAGCTGGGGCGTGGCTCCACCTTCGTGCTGGAGCTGCCCCGGGGCGACATCCCCGAGGAGTGCCTGGCCCCGCCCGGCGCGCCGGAGGTGGCGCCCTGAGTCAGGCCGCGTCGCGGCGCGAGGCGTCCGCCGGCTCCGCCCGCCGCGTTGGCGCGAAGCGGGGCAGCCGGACGTGGAAGACGCTGCCCTGCTGCGGCCCCGGGCTCTCCGCCCAGATGGTGCCGCCGTGGCGCTCGACGATTTCGCGACAGATGAAGAGGCCCAGCCCCAGCCCGCCGTAGTGGCGCGCGGTGGCGTTGGACGCGCGGGCGAAGGGCCGGAACAGCGACGACAGGCTCTCCGGGGGAATGCCGATGCCCTGGTCCCGCACGTGGACGTGGACCTCCGTGGCGGACTCCTCCAGCGTCATGCGCACGGCGCCGCCCTGGGGGGAGTAGCGCACGGCGTTGCTGACCAGGTTGGTGAGCACCTGGTCCAGGCGCGGCGCGTCCCAGTCGCCCTCCACCGGGTGGGTCGGCACCT contains:
- a CDS encoding vWA domain-containing protein, whose translation is MNRTLLLVSAAGLLALGALFVGKPPPPAVPPPPPVTDTSHTVARPDDAPATTVLPLVVAQPADGAVTLSGKLSGAYVSAGPSEVFAWMELKARPAAPGRRVPVNLALVVDRSGSMAGQKLRDARRAATELVQRLTPEDRLALIHYGTDVTAFPSRPVTQAVRQELLAAIDAIRDDGSTNISGGLNEAARALRPHVNEYRVSRAILLSDGQPTEGLVEDRDLMKLARQLRDEGITVSALGVGEDFHTTLMRGMAEQGGGFSGFIDDSAQLAEVFSRELDQATSTVARRVELRLDLPPEVRDAQVMGLPATREANTVKVPLYDLAGDQSVRVVVKLTLDAQPTPAPRPLLDAHVSYTDVARDTPAQTALTLSASVTQDTALVRANLDKDVRVHATRALGTQHMVAAAEEMKRGNRSGALTLLRNARKVFGASSHALQGELADLEQTEAAYGKAANDGDVARETRKLYKKTMKNFGQNNAY
- a CDS encoding PAS domain S-box protein, which encodes MQKPPPRPDWTPHERRYRLVIDSLKEVVFQTDAEGNWTFLNPAWADITGHTVEASLGKPFLGFVHPEDLERSAEAFRQLMEEEGEATRGEVRYLSRDSGFRWVEAFARRMVAEDGTLIGTSGTLNDITERKAADGALARRERYLTALVEMQQRLLAVRDGGDLYGPVLPPLGQAAGASRVYVFELHRGADAELLCSQRAEWCAPGVKAEIDNPDLQNLSMEPHLRRWNETLSRGEVIEGLVVGFPAAERELLQPQGILSILVLPLRVQGVLVGFVGFDNCSEERRWDRLEVDLLSAAAGALSVALERRESERALRERERRFRQLAENASDVLYLYRCEAPRGFVYVSRVAHAKLGYGPVAHYGDADLWYRRIHPEDRAALERLLETPRASVGAPVVVRFLHPDGRTLWLEHVVAPVMDASGRVVAVEGLARDITERRQAEEALRLSEASFRALLEGVPDAAAIERDGHVVYANAALVSTLGFERAEQLVGRKLSDFMKDMRSPEAAKAGALTGERRLVRRDGRTRVAEVVSLPLRFDGQPAVVSIARDVTEQRQLQARLTLADRLASVGTLAAGIAHEINNPLAFVLSNLSFLAEEFHRNLPPGEGGAALQARLRGEPDLAEWAEVLSEACEGAERVRQIVRQLKTFSRPDEERVSPLDVHGVLESVAMMAANEIRHRAQLRREYGNIPLVMANEGKLSQVFLNLVVNAAQAIPEGMAHRNEIRLVTRRDGAGRVIVEVQDTGVGIPREVIDRIFDPFFTTKPVGVGTGLGLSICHSIVHGLGGEISVESEPGKGTSFRVVLPTSESATEAARAAAGATAQRQAPSSPRGRVLVVDDEPAVGRVLQRILRGHEVAVANSGRQALELLEQGLEPDAVLCDVMMPDLTGRDVYESVRRSRAGLEGRFVFVSGGAFTTGAREFLASIPNLLLEKPFDEGRVRRVVEELVLKRATQRQGAKA
- a CDS encoding sterol desaturase family protein, whose protein sequence is MAVSAPFSFLKNRKHNLDRMTLGDLVYSFFTYYAVIAYITVGVVALVYAVKWFENPLRMLLAVLAASVAFPFGWYLVHKHILHSRFLYKSPLTAATWKRIHFDHHQDPNDLRVLFGALANVLPTVGGVMVPLGYLINGKAGAAMALGWGMVITCFYEFCHCIQHLNYTPKLGFLKEIKRLHLSHHFHNEQGNYGITNYFWDRLFGTYYSKAGELPKSPTVFNLGYTAEEAKRYPWVDKLSGGTRGDDHPRRFWQGKDGQGTQPETDGAAPVNAGGER
- a CDS encoding sensor histidine kinase yields the protein MSSGRAQLPMPHPLPGERSGSVRPHDAALGLLAEQTTDGLILVDARGHVLAFNTEAGRQFLISAPRALERGALPGCVWVRADEPSIPLELSPLERALTGEVVREERWGVRRPDGTVVVLRGSAWRYGEAAGVLLRTREERTSRLDVAGAARLLAEAGALLGMELDTEARLEPLLRLLVPTLADAGVLFLGPAGEPVRPVAALHAEPERHVLLVEMLRRYPPDAQEPRGLPALFLTGRTERVEALTPAQQVASTRDAEHARLLLSLGLTGYLGVPLVARGRVIGALLLFRTEGARAFSDEEERLAEELARRTALALDNARLLREAREAVRLRDEFLGIASHELKTPLTPLHLKVQLLQRQVDLMAAHGRPVNAERVSETLDVVQRQVRKLTSLVDNLLDVSRITAGRLRLELEEMDLASVAAEIVYRFAPSAMQLHCSLEMHAPVPVLGRWDRLRLEQVVTNLLSNALKYGAGQPVRLSVEAEGRTARLTVQDGGIGIAPADLPRIFERFERAVSDRHYGGLGLGLYITRQIVEAFGGSVRATSELGRGSTFVLELPRGDIPEECLAPPGAPEVAP